One genomic segment of Syngnathus acus chromosome 1, fSynAcu1.2, whole genome shotgun sequence includes these proteins:
- the hoga1 gene encoding 4-hydroxy-2-oxoglutarate aldolase, mitochondrial isoform X2, whose product MLISGAPMMSFRRLWTTSARLGLSSAAGVRLDLSGVYPPIATPFTVQEDVDYDKLEHNLRKYATIPFKGLVVQGSNGEYPYLTEEERVEVVKRVRRSMPANKLLIAGSGCESTRATLELTAKMSDAGADAVLVVTPCFYKGKMDARALVQHFTKVADGSAVPVILYSVPANTGLELPMDAIVHLSQHPNIVGLKDSGGDITRMGLIVHKSKDQDFQVLAGSAGFLMAAYCVGAVGGVCALANILGQPLCDLARLCSSGRWEEARELQARLIEPNAAVTRKLGVPALKQAMEWFGFRGGACRSPLGPLRQEETQRLRRDFSSNGWL is encoded by the exons atgTTGATTTCCGGGGCCCCGATGATGTCGTTCCGCCGGCTGTGGACAACAAGTGCACGCCTCGGCC TGAGTTCGGCCGCCGGCGTCCGGCTCGACCTGAGCGGCGTGTACCCTCCCATCGCGACCCCCTTCACCGTGCAGGAGGACGTCGACTACGACAAATTGGAGCACAACCTGCGCAAGTACGCCACGATTCCATTTAAAG GTCTGGTGGTGCAGGGCTCCAACGGCGAGTATCCTTACCTGACGGAGGAGGAGCGCGTGGAGGTGGTGAAGAGGGTTCGACGCTCCATGCCCGCCAACAAGCTGCTCATCGCTGGCTCTGGCTGTGAAT CCACGAGAGCCACGCTGGAGCTAACGGCCAAAATGTCAGACGCCGGTGCCGACGCCGTCCTGGTGGTCACGCCGTGCTTCTACAAAGGCAAGATGGACGCTCGCGCCCTGGTCCAGCACTTCACCAAG GTTGCGGATGGCAGTGCGGTCCCGGTGATCCTGTACAGCGTCCCGGCCAACACGGGCCTGGAGCTGCCGATGGACGCCATCGTGCATCTGTCCCAACATCCCAACATTGTGGGACTCAAGGACAGCGGCGGAGAT ATCACCCGGATGGGCCTAATAGtgcacaaaagcaaagatCAGGATTTCCAGGTTCTGGCGGGCTCGGCCGGCTTCCTTATGGCCGCCTACTGTGTCG GTGCGGTGGGCGGAGTATGCGCGCTGGCTAACATTCTGGGCCAGCCGCTTTGCGACTTGGCGCGTTTGTGCTCGTCAGGCCGCTGGGAAGAAGCCCGAGAGCTGCAGGCGCGACTTATTGAACCCAACGCTGCT GTAACCAGGAAGCTGGGCGTGCCCGCCCTCAAGCAGGCCATGGAGTGGTTCGGCTTCCGCGGCGGCGCCTGCCGCTCGCCTCTCGGCCCTCTGCGCCAGGAAGAGACGCAACGACTCCGACGGGACTTCTCCTCCAACGGGTGGCTCTGA
- the hoga1 gene encoding 4-hydroxy-2-oxoglutarate aldolase, mitochondrial isoform X1, with the protein MLISGAPMMSFRRLWTTSARLGLSSAAGVRLDLSGVYPPIATPFTVQEDVDYDKLEHNLRKYATIPFKGLVVQGSNGEYPYLTEEERVEVVKRVRRSMPANKLLIAGSGCESTRATLELTAKMSDAGADAVLVVTPCFYKGKMDARALVQHFTKVADGSAVPVILYSVPANTGLELPMDAIVHLSQHPNIVGLKDSGGDITRMGLIVHKSKDQDFQVLAGSAGFLMAAYCVGAVGGVCALANILGQPLCDLARLCSSGRWEEARELQARLIEPNAAVTRKLGVPALKQAMEWFGFRGGACRSPLGPLRQEETQRLRRDFSSNGWL; encoded by the exons atgTTGATTTCCGGGGCCCCGATGATGTCGTTCCGCCGGCTGTGGACAACAAGTGCACGCCT CGGCCTGAGTTCGGCCGCCGGCGTCCGGCTCGACCTGAGCGGCGTGTACCCTCCCATCGCGACCCCCTTCACCGTGCAGGAGGACGTCGACTACGACAAATTGGAGCACAACCTGCGCAAGTACGCCACGATTCCATTTAAAG GTCTGGTGGTGCAGGGCTCCAACGGCGAGTATCCTTACCTGACGGAGGAGGAGCGCGTGGAGGTGGTGAAGAGGGTTCGACGCTCCATGCCCGCCAACAAGCTGCTCATCGCTGGCTCTGGCTGTGAAT CCACGAGAGCCACGCTGGAGCTAACGGCCAAAATGTCAGACGCCGGTGCCGACGCCGTCCTGGTGGTCACGCCGTGCTTCTACAAAGGCAAGATGGACGCTCGCGCCCTGGTCCAGCACTTCACCAAG GTTGCGGATGGCAGTGCGGTCCCGGTGATCCTGTACAGCGTCCCGGCCAACACGGGCCTGGAGCTGCCGATGGACGCCATCGTGCATCTGTCCCAACATCCCAACATTGTGGGACTCAAGGACAGCGGCGGAGAT ATCACCCGGATGGGCCTAATAGtgcacaaaagcaaagatCAGGATTTCCAGGTTCTGGCGGGCTCGGCCGGCTTCCTTATGGCCGCCTACTGTGTCG GTGCGGTGGGCGGAGTATGCGCGCTGGCTAACATTCTGGGCCAGCCGCTTTGCGACTTGGCGCGTTTGTGCTCGTCAGGCCGCTGGGAAGAAGCCCGAGAGCTGCAGGCGCGACTTATTGAACCCAACGCTGCT GTAACCAGGAAGCTGGGCGTGCCCGCCCTCAAGCAGGCCATGGAGTGGTTCGGCTTCCGCGGCGGCGCCTGCCGCTCGCCTCTCGGCCCTCTGCGCCAGGAAGAGACGCAACGACTCCGACGGGACTTCTCCTCCAACGGGTGGCTCTGA